From Microbacterium sp. LWH7-1.2:
CACCACGAAGTCGTCCGCGCGACCCGCTGCCAGCCCGAACGGGGCGGTCTCGATCACCAGCAGGTCGGCGCGCTTGCCGGGCGTCACACTGCCGATGCGATCTTCGAGTCCCAGCACGCGAGCACCGTCGATCGTCGCCATCCTCAGCAGATCCATCGTGTCGAAGCTGGGGTGCGTGGGTGTACGCGTGCCGGGGCGATTCTGAGCGCGCTCCTGCTGCATGTCGACGGCTCGCGTCACGGCGCGGGCGATCCTCAGCTGGGTGATCAAGCTGCCGTTGAGAGCCGACGGGACGTCCGTGCCGATCGATACTGGCACCCCCCGGCGATGCGCGACTCCGACGCGGGGAGCGACGCCCATGAGCGCCGCCTCGACTTCGGGAGTGAACGCAATCGATCCCCCCTGCTCAGCGAGCATGCCGATCTCGTCGTCATCGATGGGTCCGGCGTGCACCCAGTTCAGATCGTCGCCGAGAAGGCCCATCTTGGCGGACAGGGTGACCTGCCCCGGCAGGTTGGAGTGCAGGCTCTGCCGAAGGCCGAGTCTGCGGGCGGCCGCCACCTCCTGCGCGTGCACTTCCGGCGACACGTGGTCGATGTTGTTGAGCGCGACTCCCAGACCCACGCGCTCATGTCCCGACCACTGATCGACCAGGCGTGAGAGGACGTCGAAGCGCTCTTCGAGGGTCGTGAAGCCCTCGATGGGTGCCTCCGGCCGGTGGCGGAAGCAGAAGCCGAAGAGGCCGCGGATCCCCGATTCGTCGAGTGCGCGCAACGACGCTTCGGCGTGCTCCGCGGAGTTGGTTGCGTGGCAGAAGTCGAAGACCGTGGTCGTCCCCGACTGCAGCAGCTCGATCGCGCCGCCGTAGGTCGACGCGTACATGTCCGTCACCCGCACTCGTCCGGACAGGGGATGCACCAGCCCGAAGTACTCACGGCCCCAGCACTGTGCGGCCAATCCTCGAATCGCAGACTGCCAGAGGTGGATGTGGCTGTCGATCAGCCCCGGCATCACGACGGCGCCATCGAGCTCGACGATGTCTGCTCCGCCGGTGGGGATGGACTCCGCGATATCGAGGATCAGTCCGTCCTCTATCAGCACGTCGCCGGCGAGCTCGCCGAGTTCCTCGTCCATCGTTAGCACGACAGCGTTTCGCAGGATTGTCCGCTCGGGCATTTCTTCGTTTCCTTCCGTGCCCGCCGGGGTCGGAGGACGCGGCGGTGCTCCGATGTTAGGGGAGAGATTAGCGGAATGCAATCGTTTGCTCGTATCGCGTTCTCTCGCGAAGCACAGCAACCAAGAACGCGCGGAAAATCAGATCTCATTGGTCCTTGTATATGCGCAATCGTTTGTGTAGATTCATCGCCATCGTGACGATATAGCGGTGGCGGGGTTGCCGCTGAAGAAGGGTGTGACGAATGACAATCAAGGCCGCCGAAGGTTATCGCTCGGGTGAGGCGACGGAAGTCGTGGTCGAGCGCGCGCGAGGTTTGCGCAGCCAGCTGCGCGAGCACGCCGCCGCTGCGGACGGCAATCGCCATCTCGATGCCGCCGACGTAGACGCGATCACGGATGCCGGCTTGATGTCGCTGTGGGCGCCGCAGGAGTACGGAGGCGCCGAGACCTCGATTCGGACCGTTGTCGAAGCAGCCATCGCCCTCGGTGAAGGCGATGCCTCCGCGGGCTGGCTGATGGGGGTCAACAATGCGGCCGCCTTCCTCATCTCCCTCTTCAGCGATCAGGCGAAGAGCGAGGTGTGGGCCAACGGATCGCGAGTCCGAGGTGCGGGTGTGCTGGCTCCTTCAGGACAGTCCGAAGTCGTCGAGGGCGGCGTCAGACTGACCGGACGCTGGCCTTACATGTCGGGTGTGACCGTTGCCGATTGGGTGGTCGTCACCGCGCCGCTGAACGGCGCTCTGGGCCCCGGCGCAGAACTCGGGTTCGTGCTGCTGCCGCGAGAGGACATTTCGGTCGACGACACCTGGTTCGTGACCGGTATGCGGGCCACCGCCAGTTCGACAGCTGTCATCGATCAGGTGTTCGTGCCCGAGCACCGCATTCTTCGCTGGCGGGACTACGACTATGCCCGGTATCGCGGCATCTACCGATCGCACATCTACTCGGTGCTGAACATCGCCATCGTCAGCACGCTGGTGGGAGAGGTTCAGTATGGACTCGAGCTGGTGCTGAACAAGGCGGGGTCGCGGCCGATCGTGACGACGACCTATCGGACGCAGGCCGAGTCCGCGGCCTTCCAGGTGGAGGTGGCCCGCGCTGCCCAGCTCATCGAGACGGCGCGGCTGCGAATGCTCGCCGCCGCGGACGACATGGATCGCATCGTCAGCGAGGGCCGGCACGCGAGCAGCGATGAGAAGACGAAGAACCGCGCTGACAGCGCCTTCATCGCCCAATGCTGCTGGCAGGCCGCAGACATCCTGGCAAGCGCCCACGGTACGTCGACGTTCGCTCAGACGAATCCGCTCGAGCGTGTGTGGCGCAACGCCGCCGTTGCGAGTCGTCACGCCGGCCTGTCGGCCCGCGTCGGCAACGAGCTCCTGGGGCGGGATCTGCTCGGTATCGAGACCCAGTCGATCGGTCCGACACTCTAGCGACAGCGAGCACGTCACCGTCGACAAGCCACTTCCCAGACGACAGACATTTCAGCACCACACCCGACCGAGGAGGGTCAAGATGGTCAGTACCGATGGAACAGTCCACATCGCCGCGGTGAGCGGCAGCCAGCGAGCAGGTTCGTACAACTCAGGCCTGGTCAGAGCATTGCAGAACATCGCGAGCAAACGTGGCTCGATCGAGATCACGCAGGTCGAGGGCCTGGCCGACCTTCCTTTCGCGTCGGTCGAGAACGCCTACGTGGAAGCTCCTGATTCCGTCAAGCGAGTGCACGCCCAGATCTCCGCCGCAGACGGAGTGATCGTGGCGACGCCGGAGTACTGCTACTCGCTCCCGGCGCTGCTCAAGAACTTCTTCGACTGGCAGACGCTGCCCGTACCCGCCGAAAATCCCCTTCGGCACAAACCGCTGGGCATCGTGGGGGCATCGATCGGGGTGATCGGGACCAACCGCGCGCAGATGGAGCTTCGCAGGATCGCGCTGTACTCCGACCTCGAGGTCATGGGTCGCCCGGAGATCTACGTCAACGAGGCGGGCGACAAGTTCTCCAAAGATGGTGACCTCACCGACGAGGCGACTCTGACGCTTCTCGAGCGCTGGCTCGACGACTACGAGGAGTTCGTCCGGTCGACCATGGCGCGTAAGCTTCCGAGCCTTCATCGGGAGTACCTCACGACCTGAGCTCTCGCCGCGCGTCAGGCGACGGCGGGTGCGCGGCACCGCTAATATGAGTGGGGACGAAACACGAGGTTCGCACGGCCGAAGACGGCGATCAGGAGATGACCAACACGGTGGAAGAGCGGCGTGCGACCATCACGGATGTGGCGCAGCTTGCGGGAGTCCATGCGGGCACCGCGTCGCGCGCGCTCAACGCCCGGACGCGAGGGATGGTCAGCGCAGAGACCGTGGACCGGGTCGTCCGCGCGGCGAAGCAGCTGGGGTATGTCCCCAATGTCCTCGCTCGGGGCCTGCGCACGAACAGCTCGATGACCGTCGGTGTGGTGATACCGGACATCACCAACCCGTTCTTCCCGCCGATCGTACGCGGCATCGAGGCTCACCTGCAGCCGCACGGGTACTCCGCACTCATCGCCAACACGGACGGGTTCGAGGCCGGTGGGCGCGGGGCGCTGAGTTCGCTCATGGATCGGCGAGTGGATGGGTTGATCGTTGCTTCCGGTCAGCGTGACGAGTCGTCGATCGCCGAGCTCTACGAAGCCGGCGTGAAGGTCGTTCTCCTCAACCGCGATGCGGGCCCCGTTCCGTATCCGCTGGTCGCGGGCAACGACGCGAGCGGCATCCAGGCGGCCGTCGAGAGTCTCTACGAGCTTGGTCACCGCCACCTGCTGCACATCGCGGGACCGATGAACATCTCGACCAGTGCCGCCCGTGCCGCGGCGTTCGAGGCGGCCTGCCGGTCGTTCGATGGGCTCATCGGCACCGTGGTCACGGCCGATGCGTTGTCAATCGAAGCCGGTGTCAGCGCGATGCTGCCAGTGCTGAGCGACCTGAGCCACGGGATCACAGGTGTCATCGCCTGTACCGACCTGATCGCGGTCGGGGTGCTTCGCGCCATGAAGCAGATGGGTGTCGACTGTCCTCGAGACATGTCGGTGATCGGGTTCAACGACGTCCAGTTCGCGGAGGACTTCTGCCCGCCGCTGAGCACCGTGCGGGTCCCCACCACTGCGATGGGCGTCCGGGCTGCGCAGCTTCTTCTCGACGCGCTGTCCGGTGCCGACCAGGTGGCTGAGACCATCCTGCTCCCGGTCACCCTGATGACACGCGGTTCAACGGGTCCCGCCGCGCACTGACGCGTGCCGCCGACTGCGAAGGGACGCCGACAGCGGCGCACCGCCGCATCCGTGCTCGAACGCACGCGCACTCGCGCGTGTCCGTGGGAAGGAAAGCAATGCAACCAATCAAGAACGCCGAGCACCTGTTGTCCGCCGGCTCCGCTGAAGAGGTGTACGGCATCCCAGGTCTGCCGTTCGCACCGGCCATCCGTGTGACCGGAGACCATGAATTGATCTTCGTCGCCGGCGTGCTGGGCCCCGCCACCGCGGAAGATCCATCTGAGTCCGTCGAGGCCGAGGTGAGGCGTGCATATCGGAATCTCGAACGAGTGCTCGAGTCCGCAGGCGGCACGCTCGGCGATATCGTCTCGATGACGAAGTACGTGAAGGACATCGCGGCGAACAACGCGGTGGTGGAGTCGGTCACGAAGACCGCGCTGCCGCACCTGACGACGACCACCACCGTCGAGATCGTCCGGCTGGTGCCTGCCGACCTGCATTTTGAGGTCAGCGCCATCGCGGCGGTGCGCACGACGAGATAGTCATCACCCGGCAAAGCGCAGATCCCGCTGACGGTGCTCGTCAGCGGGATCTGCGCTTTGCCGTCAGCAGCAGCGCCTCAGCTCTCAGTCCCGAAGCGCGGACTCGTCGCTCAGCTCGTGCCAGGTCCGGTTGTGGTAGACCAGCGGCCGGGCGGCGCTGGCCGCGGGCTTTTCGACGATCTCGACGGCTTCGACGACGCACAGGGTCGACGAGCCGGCGCGTACCCGCTCGATCACTCGCGCGCGAATGACGACGGGTGCGTCGACGAAGTAGGGCTCGCCCCCGGAAAGCGTCGACCACGTCGTCGGGTCACCGAAGCGGTCGGCGCCGCGCTCGGCTCCGAGCTTTGCGAGCCAGGCGCACTCGGCGTCGAGCATCTGAACCACGAGGCTGTCCGCGGACAGGACCACTGGGGTGCTCGAGGACATGTCAGAGACGGAGAACACGATGAGGGGCGGCTCAGCGCTGAGCGACGACAGCGAGCTGACGGTCATCGCGACATGGCGACCGTTGTCCGTCGCGGTGACGATGGCGACACCGGCCGGGTGGTTGCGAAAGGCGCTCTTGAACTGATCTGCAGATACAGCGGCCGTCGTTTGATACATAACGCTCTTCCTATTTCGTCATCGAAGGGTCGGCAGGGGGTCGAGTCGGCGTGCCTGGAGGCGGTAGCGCAGGGCGGCGAGCTCGGCCCAGAGGGGGGCGGGCACGCGGCCGTCGAAGGTGCGGTAGAACTCCTCGGTGAGGTCGGCCTCGCGCAGCCATGACTGCGGGTCGATGGCGAACAGCTCGTCGAGGTCGGTCTGCGACACCTCGATGCCGTCGAGGTCGAGGTCCTCGTGCTTCGGCAGGCGGCCGATCGGGCTCTCGATGGCGCCGACCTCGCCCTCGATGCGACGGATGATCCAGTCGATGACGCGCGAGTTGTCGCCGAAGCCCGGCCACAGGAAGCGGCCGTCCGTGCCCTTGCGGAACCAGTTGACCTGGAACACGCGCGGGGCGCGGTCGAAGCGCAGCTTCTGGCCGACCTTCAGCCAGTGGCCGAAGTAGTCGGCCATGTTGTAGCCGCAGAACGGGAGCATCGCGAACGGGTCGCGGCGCAGTTCGCCGACCGTGCCCTCTGCCGCGGCGGTGCGCTCACTCGACACGTTCGAGCCCATGAAGACACCGTGGGTCCAGTCGGTGGCCTCGACCACGAGCGGGACGTTGGTGGCGCGGCGGCCGCCGAACAGGATGGCGTCCAGCGGCACGCCCTGCGGCGCGTCCCAGTCCTCGGCGATCTGCGGGCACTGGGCCGCGGCGACGGTGAAGCGCGAGTTGGGGTGGGCGGCGGGACGACCGGATGCCGGGGTCCAGGGGTTGCCCTCCCAGTCGGTGAGCTGCGCCGGCGGGGTGTCGGTGAGGCCCTCCCACCACACGTCGCCGTCGGGGCGCAGCGCCACGTTCGTGAAGATCGTGTTGCCCCACAGCGTCTCGACCGCGGTGACGTTGGTCGACTCGCCCGTTCCGGGTGCGACGCCGAAGAAGCCGGCCTCGGGGTTGATGGCCCACAGCCGCCCGTCCTCGCCGGGGCGCAGCCACGCGATGTCGTCGCCGAGGGTCTCGACGCGCCAGCCCGGGATCGTGGGGCGGAGCATGGCGAGGTTCGTCTTGCCGCACGCCGACGGGAACGCCGCCGCGAGGTGGTATGCCCGGCCAGCCGGGTCGATGACGCGGATGAGGAGCATGTGCTCGGCGAGCCAGCCCTCGTCGCGACCGATGACCGAGGCGATGCGCAGCGCGAAGCACTTCTTCGCGAGGATCGCGTTGCCGCCGTAGCCGGAGCCGTACGACCAGACCTCGAGCGTGTCGGGGAAGTGCACGATGTACTTCTCGTCGTTGCACGGCCACGCGACGTCGGCCTGGCCCGGCTGCAGCGGGGCGCCGACGGAGTGCACGGTCTTGACCCATGGCGCGCCGCCGGCGATCTGCCGCAGCACCTCGGTGCCGACCCGGGTCATGATGCCGATCGACGTCACGGCGTAGGCGCTGTCGGTGATCTGGACGCCGATGTGCGAGAGCGGGCCGCCGACCGGCCCCATCGAGAACGGCACGACGTACATCGTGCGGCCCTTCATCGACCCCTCGAACAGCGGCGTGATGGTGGCGCGGATCTCATCGGGCGCGACCCAGTTGTTGGTGGGGCCGGCGTCCTCCTCGCGCTCGGACGCGATGAACGTGCGCGCCTCGGTGCGCGCCACGTCGCTCGGGTGCGAACGGGCCAGGTACGAACCCGGACGCCACTCCGGATTGAGCTTGATGAGCTTGCCCTCGTCGACCATCTCGCGAAGCAGCGCGTCGTTCTCGGCGCGCGAGCCATCGACCCAATGAATACGGGCCGGCTGGGTCAGCGCGGCGATCTCGCCCACCCACGCCACCAGGGCGGCGAGCTCCGCAGGCTGCGTCTCCTGCGCGTGCGATACGACGTATGCCATGTCGCTCCTCCTCACGCCGTAGCAAGTCGTGAATCCAGCTGATGCAAACGTTTGACCCCGATAGATGTTCATCTACGCTGAAATTGCATCCATGATGAATGAACAAACCTGATCCGTCAAGGCATCCAGCCGCGCTGATCCGCCATCACTTTCTTGACGACTGAAGGCTCTTGTGGTTCGCTCATGCAATCGTTTGTACTAAAGGTGATGGTGAACGGAGAGTTCATGTCCGATCTGCTCGGAGAGTCGGCTGTCGAGATCGCCGCCCGCGTGAAGTCCCTGGAGGTCAGCGCAGAAGAGGTGGTGGAAGCCACGCTCGCCGGGATCGAACGCACGGCCCCGCACCTGAACGCGTTCATGCACATCGACCCCGACGGAGCACGTGCGGCCGCGCGGGAGCTGCAGCGGCGCCTGCGCGCCGGTGAGGACGTGGGTGCGCTTGCCGGTGTTCCTACCGCGATGAAGGATCTCTACAACACCTACCCAGGCTGGCCGTCGACGTTCGGGGGTGCGCTGCCACCGAGCGCCTTCATCGCCGACACGGCGAGCACCTATCCGCGACGGATGGAAGCCGCCGGGGCGATCATGGTCGGCGCGACCAACAGCCCGGCGCTGGGGTTCAGGGGGACGTGCGACAACGCGATCTTCGGTGCCACCAGCAACCCCTTCGACCTGCAGCGCAACAGCGGCGGCTCATCGGGCGGAAGTGCCGCCGCAGTCGGAGCGGGCCTGCTCGCGATTGCCGACGGCACCGACGGCGGCGGGTCCATCCGCATTCCTTCCGCATGGAGCGGGACCTTCGGATTCCAGCCGACCTTCGGTCGCGTGCCCCTCGTGCTGCGCCCGAATGCGTTCGGCGGCACGGCTCCGTTCGTGTACGAGGGCCCGATCACCCGCACGGTGGCGGATGCTGCACTCGCGCTCACGGCGCTGAGCGGTCGGGACCGCCTCGACCCGTACTCCCTCCCGGACACGGTGGACTGGAACGCCAGTCTGAATGCAGGCATCAGGGGCAAGCGCATCGGCTACACCCGCGACTTCGGCGTCTTCGCCGTGGATCCGCGGATCGCAGCGGGGGTGGAGGCGAGTCTGAGCGCGTTCGAGCGCCAGGGCGCGATCATCGTGCCGCTGGATGTCGAACTCCCGCATTCGCAGGCCGAGCTGAGCGATCTGTGGAGCCGGATGATCAGTGCAGGAAACCTGGCGGCGGTGGAGGGATTCGCCTACGCCGGGCTCGACATGCGCCCGCAGTTGCCCGAGCCTGTGGTGCGGTGGATGGATGTCGCAGCGGCTGCCACCCCGCGAGATCTCCGGCGAGACCAGATGGTGCGTACCGAGGTCTTCGGCCGTGTCGAGGGCCTGTTCGACGAGGTCGACTTCGTCGTCTCGCCCACCGTCGGTGCCCTGCCGATTCACAACCTGGACAACGGCCGGACAGTGGGCCCGTCGGAGATCGACGGAGTTGCGGTGGACCCGCTGATCGGCTGGTGCCTGACGTACCTGACGAACTTCTCCGGCCACCCCGCGGCGTCGCTGCCGGGCGGACTCATCGACGGTCTGCCGTTCGGCATCCAGATCATCGCTCCGCGATACGCCGACGCCGACCTGATGTCGGCCTGCGCCCGATTCGAGGAGGCGGCCCCGTGGGAATGGATTTACCGCGAACTCGCACCTGAGCTCTACTAACGCTGCCGCGACACCGCTCACGGACGCCCGTTCCCGCACGGGGGAATCTGCCGGTTGTGCGTGACGGTGAGACGTGCGTAGACTGAATGCAATCGTTTGCTATACGAAGGAGCAGGACATGACCGCGAAGCCGACCGTTGGATGGATCGGTGTGGGGCGTATGGGCTACCAGCTGGCTAAGCGCCTGCTGGACGCGGGTTACGACGTCGCCGTCTACAACCGCACCCGCGGCAAGGCCGAGCAGCTGGTCGAGTTCGGTGCATCGGTCGTCGACAAGCCGATCGACCTGGCCGATCGAGACGTCGTCTTCAGCATGGTGTCGGCGTCCAATGACTTGGAGCAGGTGATGCTGGGGCAGGATGGACTGCTCACAGACGAGAGCCGTGCACCCAAGGTCATCGGCGACGCGTCGACGGTGTCGCCGCAGGCGAGCGCGAACGTACGCTCGATCGCGGAGTCGCGGGGCGTCGGCTTCCTGGCGACACCGGTCTCCGGAAATCCCAAGGTCATCGAGGCGGGAAAGCTCACTGTCGCGGTCTCCGGTCCGCGCCCGGTGTTCGATGAGGTCCGCCCGCTCCTCGAGACGTGGGGCCGGAGCGTGACCTACGTCGGTGAGGACGAGGTCGCCCGCACCGTCAAGATCGCGCACAACGTGTTCCTGGGTGTCGTCACCCAGTCCCTCGCCGAGATCACGGTTCTCGCCGAGAAGGCCGGCGTCTCGCGTGAGGCGTTCCTGACCTTCCTCAACGACTCGGTGATGGGCTCGGTGTTCACGCACTACAAGACGCCCGCGCTCGTGAACCTCGACTTCACCCCGACATTCACCAATGTCCTCCTCCAGAAGGACTTCGATCTGGGTCTGAGTGCAGCGCAGGAGCTCGGAGTCGTCATGCCCGTCGCGTCGCTGACGCGCAACATTGTCGCGCAGGAGGTGGGCAACGGGAACGTCGAGCAGGACTTCGCCTCGCTGCTTCTCACCGTGGCGCACGGATCCGGGCTGAACGTGGTGCCCGAGAATGCTCCCGTGACCGACGGTCTCGAGGCCAGCTGATGTGCGCGCCTTCACACGCAGACGCCTCCCGCTTCGAGCGCCCGGTGTCCCGGCCGGCTGGTGTGCGGCCGCTGGGAGCGCCGGGTCAGAACGGCGTCGACTACGAGCACCGCGTCGACTTCGATCGTCTTCGCAACTATCGGCTGTCGCGCGCGAAGGCAGCCCTCGAGAACAGCGAGTGCGGAGCGTTCCTTCTCTTCGACTTCTACAACATCCGCTACACCACCCAGACCTGGATCGGGGGCGCCCTCGGAGACAAGATGATCCGGTACGCGCTGGTGATGCGTGACCACGACCCGATCCTCTGGGACTTCGGATCCGCAGTCCGCCATCACAAGCTGTACTCGGACTGGGTGCCTGAGGAGAACTATCGCGCTGGCTTCCTCGGGTTCCGCGGAGCCGTCGCCCCTGAGGGCGCCGGGCTGATGAGGGACGCCGTCTCCGAGATTCGCTCACTTCTCAAGGCCGCGGGCCTCGCCGATGCGCCGCTCGGCGTCGACATCGTCGAGCCGCCCTTCATGTTCGAGCTGCAGCGTCAGGGGCTCACCGTGGTGGATGCGCAGCAGGCCATGCTCGATGCGCGGGTCATCAAGAATCAGGACGAGATCATGCTGCTCAACCAGGCTGCGGCGATGGTCGACGGCGTCTACCAGGACATCGCCGAGGCGCTCAAGCCCGGAGTGCGCGAGAACGAGATCGTGGCACTGGCGAACAAGCGGCTGTATGAGTACGGCTCCGACCAGGTGGAAGCGGTCAACGCGATCTCGGGCGAGCGGTGCAACCCCCATCCGCACAACTTCACCGACCGCATCATCCGTCCGGGAGACCAGGCGTTCTTCGACATCATCCATTCGTTCAACGGCTACCGCACGTGCTACTACCGCACCTTTGGGGTCGGGTGGGCGACTCAGAGCCAACGCGATGCCTACAAGCAGGCGAGGGAATGGATGGATGCCGCGCTCGACGCGATCAAGCCGGGCGTGGGAAGCGACCAGGTCGCTCGTGTGCTGCCGGCCGCAGAAGAGTTCGGGTTTGAAAACGAGCTCGCCGCTTTCGGGCTGCAGTTCGCCCACGGCCTGGGCCTGGGCCTGCACGAGCGGCCGATCATCTCCCGGCTCAACTCGATGAAGGACCCGGTCGAACTGAAGGCGGGAATGGTGTTCGCGATGGAAACCTACTGCCCGGCTTCGGACGGGGTCTCGGCCGCGCGCATCGAAGAGGAGGTCGTCGTGACCGACTACGGCATCGAGGTGCTCACGAAGTTCCCGGCTCAGGAACTCTTCGTCGCGAACCAGTACTGAACAGGAGGATGAAGCATGCCTCATTACGACGTCGCCATCCTCGGCGCGGGGCCCGGCGGCTACGTCGCAGCCGTCCGCGCTTCGCAGCTCGGCCTCAAGGTCGCCATCATCGAAGAGAAGTACTGGGGCGGTGTGTGCCTCAACGTCGGCTGCATCCCCTCGAAGGCTCTGCTCAAGAACGCCGACCTCGCGCACCAGTTCCACCACAAGGCCGATCTGTTCGGCATCTCGGGCGATGTGCACTTCGACTTCGGCGTCGCCTGGGACCGCAGCCGCAAGGTGGCGGACACCCACGTCAAGGGCATCCACTACCTGATGAAGAAGAACAAGGTCGACGAGTACGAGGGCCGCGGGTCGTTCGTCGACGCGAACACGATCGACGTCAAGAAGGCCGACGGCACCACCGAGCGCGTCACGTTCGACAACGCGATCATCTCGACCGGCTCGAAGGTCCGGCTGCTGCCCGGCGTGCAGATCGGCGGCAACATCGTGACGTACGAGGAGCAGATCCTCGCGCGCGACCTGCCCCAGTCGATCGTCATCGTCGGCGCCGGCGCCATCGGCATGGAGTTCGCCTTCGTGATGGTGAACTACGGCGTGAAGGTCACGATCATCGAGTTCCTCGACCGTGCCCTGCCGAACGAGGACGCGGACGTCTCGAAGGAGATCGCGCGCCAGTACAAGAGCTACGGCGTCGACATCCTCACCTCGACCAAGGTCGAGACGGTCACCGACCACGGCGACAAGGTCACCGTGACGTACACCGCCAAGGACGGCAGCCAGGGCTCGATCGACGCCGACAAGGTCATGATGTCGATCGGCTTCGCCGCCAACGTCGAGGGCTTCGGTCTCGAGAACACCGGCGTGAAGCTCACCGAACGCGGGGCGATCGACATCGACGACCACATGCGCACCAACGTGCCGCACATCTACGCGATCGGCGACGTCACCGCCAAGCTGCAGCTCGCGCACGTGGCCGAGGCGCAGGGCGTCGTCGCCGCCGAGACCATCGGCAAGGCCGAGACCATGACGCTCGGCGACTACCGCATGATGCCGCGCGCGACGTTCTGCTCGCCGCAGGTCGCCTCGTTCGGGCTCACCGAGCAGCAGGCGCGCGACGCCGGCTACGACGTCAAGGTCGCGAAGTTCCCGTTCTCGGCGAACGGCAAGGCGAACGGCCTGGGCGAGCCCATCGGCTTCGTCAAGCTCATCGCCGACGGCGAGCACCTCGAGCTGCTCGGCGGCCACCTCATCGGCCCCGACGTCTCGGAACTCCTGCCCGAGCTCACCCTCGCGCAGAAGTGGGACCTCACCGCTCTGGAGGCGGCGCGCAACGTCCACACCCACCCGACGCTGTCGGAGGCCGTGCAGGAGGCCTTCCATGGCCTCGCCGGCCACACGATCAACCTCTAGAGATCAGTCACGGGCAGGAAAGACGGGTTCTCGGACGTGGGGTTCGATGGCGAGGTACGCACCACGATGGTCGAGCGCTCTGTGGTGGTGTGGTGAAGGATCCCAAGTGCCAAAGGGAGAAAGGAAGCTACCCATGGCAAACGCAGTAGTCCGACCCGAGATAGCGGCGATCGTCGAGCAGCTCGATGAGTTGCGCCCGAAACTCATCGAGAGTGGCGGTGAGGGCGATGAGAACCGACGGATTCCCCAGGACGTGTTCGACGCAGTGGCTGCGACGGGAGCCTTCACCATCTCCGTGCCGGAGAAGTTCGGCGGCCTTGCCGCCAACACACGCGAGGCACACGCAGTCTCGCGCGCAATCGGCCGCGGGGACGGCAGCCTCGCATGGGTCAACGGCATCCTCGATTCAGGTGCCTGGGTTACCGGCCTGATGGATGAGCGGGCGCAGGAGGACGTCTGGGGGGCCGCCGGCGGTATCGACTCCCTCATCTCGATCGTTCTCGCGACGACCTCCGACGCCGTCCCGGTCGAAGGTGGGTATCG
This genomic window contains:
- a CDS encoding amidohydrolase family protein, which codes for MDEELGELAGDVLIEDGLILDIAESIPTGGADIVELDGAVVMPGLIDSHIHLWQSAIRGLAAQCWGREYFGLVHPLSGRVRVTDMYASTYGGAIELLQSGTTTVFDFCHATNSAEHAEASLRALDESGIRGLFGFCFRHRPEAPIEGFTTLEERFDVLSRLVDQWSGHERVGLGVALNNIDHVSPEVHAQEVAAARRLGLRQSLHSNLPGQVTLSAKMGLLGDDLNWVHAGPIDDDEIGMLAEQGGSIAFTPEVEAALMGVAPRVGVAHRRGVPVSIGTDVPSALNGSLITQLRIARAVTRAVDMQQERAQNRPGTRTPTHPSFDTMDLLRMATIDGARVLGLEDRIGSVTPGKRADLLVIETAPFGLAAGRADDFVVYQASARNLTRVYVDGRLVVRDGVHVTADLREVRTRLDETRDWVLGRAADSEWPVIDDEMRARYEAGQGKAS
- a CDS encoding acyl-CoA dehydrogenase family protein — protein: MTIKAAEGYRSGEATEVVVERARGLRSQLREHAAAADGNRHLDAADVDAITDAGLMSLWAPQEYGGAETSIRTVVEAAIALGEGDASAGWLMGVNNAAAFLISLFSDQAKSEVWANGSRVRGAGVLAPSGQSEVVEGGVRLTGRWPYMSGVTVADWVVVTAPLNGALGPGAELGFVLLPREDISVDDTWFVTGMRATASSTAVIDQVFVPEHRILRWRDYDYARYRGIYRSHIYSVLNIAIVSTLVGEVQYGLELVLNKAGSRPIVTTTYRTQAESAAFQVEVARAAQLIETARLRMLAAADDMDRIVSEGRHASSDEKTKNRADSAFIAQCCWQAADILASAHGTSTFAQTNPLERVWRNAAVASRHAGLSARVGNELLGRDLLGIETQSIGPTL
- a CDS encoding NADPH-dependent FMN reductase, whose product is MVSTDGTVHIAAVSGSQRAGSYNSGLVRALQNIASKRGSIEITQVEGLADLPFASVENAYVEAPDSVKRVHAQISAADGVIVATPEYCYSLPALLKNFFDWQTLPVPAENPLRHKPLGIVGASIGVIGTNRAQMELRRIALYSDLEVMGRPEIYVNEAGDKFSKDGDLTDEATLTLLERWLDDYEEFVRSTMARKLPSLHREYLTT
- a CDS encoding LacI family DNA-binding transcriptional regulator yields the protein MTNTVEERRATITDVAQLAGVHAGTASRALNARTRGMVSAETVDRVVRAAKQLGYVPNVLARGLRTNSSMTVGVVIPDITNPFFPPIVRGIEAHLQPHGYSALIANTDGFEAGGRGALSSLMDRRVDGLIVASGQRDESSIAELYEAGVKVVLLNRDAGPVPYPLVAGNDASGIQAAVESLYELGHRHLLHIAGPMNISTSAARAAAFEAACRSFDGLIGTVVTADALSIEAGVSAMLPVLSDLSHGITGVIACTDLIAVGVLRAMKQMGVDCPRDMSVIGFNDVQFAEDFCPPLSTVRVPTTAMGVRAAQLLLDALSGADQVAETILLPVTLMTRGSTGPAAH
- a CDS encoding Rid family hydrolase, whose translation is MQPIKNAEHLLSAGSAEEVYGIPGLPFAPAIRVTGDHELIFVAGVLGPATAEDPSESVEAEVRRAYRNLERVLESAGGTLGDIVSMTKYVKDIAANNAVVESVTKTALPHLTTTTTVEIVRLVPADLHFEVSAIAAVRTTR
- a CDS encoding flavin reductase family protein, whose product is MYQTTAAVSADQFKSAFRNHPAGVAIVTATDNGRHVAMTVSSLSSLSAEPPLIVFSVSDMSSSTPVVLSADSLVVQMLDAECAWLAKLGAERGADRFGDPTTWSTLSGGEPYFVDAPVVIRARVIERVRAGSSTLCVVEAVEIVEKPAASAARPLVYHNRTWHELSDESALRD